A single Drechmeria coniospora strain ARSEF 6962 chromosome 03, whole genome shotgun sequence DNA region contains:
- a CDS encoding Ckb-2 casein kinase II subunit beta-2, whose translation MEDYVSESDSDYTSYWRDWFISSRGNEYFCEIDEDYLTDRFNLTGLNTEVQYYQYALDLVTDVFDLDCDDEMRETIEKSARHLYGLVHARYIVTTRGLTKMARPLPFLPSHHLAALANNLQQLDKYKKAEFGKCPRVDCRSHPLLPMGLSDVPNLKAAKLYCARCEDMYNPKSSRHASIDGAYFGTSFHNILFQVYPTLIPPKSVERYIPRVYGFKVHAAATLVRWQSAKRDEMRRRLRKLGVETGFREENGVGEEEEDEEEDEEDVEFEGVEGQAVVPVGN comes from the exons ATGGAGGACTACGTCAGCGAGTCGGACAGCGACTACACGAGCTATTGGCGAGACTGG TTCATCTCGTCGAGGGGCAACGAGTACTTTTGCGAAATCGACGAGGACTACCTGACGGACCGGTTCAACTTGACGGGCTTGAACACGGAGGTACAGTATTACCAGTATGCTCTAGACCTCGTCACGGACGTGTTCGACCTCGACTGCGACGATGAGATGCGCGAGACCATCGAGAAGTCGGCGCGGCATCTGTACGGCCTCGTGCACGCCCGCTACATCGTCACCACCCGGGGTTTGACCAAGATGGCACGTCCCCTTCCTTTTTTGCCATCACATCATCTTGCGGCGCTCGCTAACAACCTTCAACAGCTtgacaagtacaagaaagCCGAGTTTGGCAAATGCCCTCGTGTCGACTGCCGGTCACATCCCCTCCTTCCCATGGGTCTCTCCGATGTGCCGAACCTGAAGGCGGCCAAGCTCTACTGCGCGCGCTGCGAGGACATGTACAACCCAAAGTCGTCGCGGCACGCCTCCATTGATGGTGCCTACTTTGGCACCTCGTTCCACAACATCCTCTTCCAGGTCTACCCGACCCTCATCCCCCCCAAGAGCGTGGAGCGCTACATTCCGCGCGTCTACGGCTTCAAGGTCCACGCGGCCGCCACCCTGGTGCGTTGGCAGAGCGCGAAGCGCGACGAGATGCGCAGGCGGCTCCGCAAGCTGGGTGTCGAGACGGGCTTCCGCGAGGAGAATggtgtcggcgaggaggaagaagacgaggaggaagacgaggaggacgtcgagtttgagggcgtcgagggccagGCAGTTGTCCCCGTCGGCAACTAG
- a CDS encoding DUF1339 domain protein has product MYWPIGTPRIYATSSSRAPNLNLFVSNDGLSSASDSDPALPLASAAYDDADQLPLTTPTTPITPSILPVDLDEFLAHRIRSESQTSEPSRIPFKDPIIALRAARAGHLLASITATSITIWQAKPTVILAVVVRSESSLQLYGQNVDLLLRPDAAIVVVRTDLGYLITYSIATDGESCVYKPHFPDYHNVRRRKQSLSGGQSGLRPDQILWGPGEGLGVRDVSVRFRMVIKVDAGIESALALDDELVVATRKPAAVQCIRWTPDKTGHQTRTEILSRMGWVERHVSIVEMTHDRPMNLATWIMSDGRAYAVQRLKSRTDDDGTDEAESKRLFKGHCFHVPSSAGNHAVMGVINARFSLIAVGCADGTIKVYSVRDYAGNIAHSHTQKVPASMSATGAFTSLSYSPDGYSLFAGFEKGWATWSMFGKLGSHSFGADEIISSGNGEQWLHGVRGASWIGGGSEVLLIGPSHEAVWSLEMAKSAVTGCYNEANVFRTVLQTPTAVMVYRGYDLPDLTSISAEPFLWHTAKVPSTYLLNQWPIRQAVISPDGRYVAVAGSRGLAHYSVNSGRWKTFANEATENEFQVRGGMCWYQHILVAAVESNRSFQIRLYSRDAPLDPDAITYRHQIPAPVVLITTSGDDSLLVYTHENLLYHFIFTPWADSVRLVQVGQIAFHGIVRSPARVRGLSWILPESQLVEGDPSQDVAVASVFFLVDGKLVLLSPSCNQAGQLKYDMRIIAQNVEYHACMRDQLLLNDYRRLDDGARRRGPPALRDTLRDSLWVFDGMEVKAWASVTEVLDAASGDSVRELPMPVSVPVDFYPLSILLEKGLILGVESDLVQRRDVGFSFFHFAIRTHLVFPDVLHFYLRQNRTEEAVSVSGQYEELEYFSHGLEILLHKALDEEAETSPKPEDAVLPRVLSLISSSKDYLDVVLQCTRKTDVRHWQALFAYLPPAQELFEESLQRGSLKTAGGYLIILHTMEELESSSDQSVRVLSRAMQEGDWELCKELARFLAALDDTGEILREAMQLVNVELSREREGLGSRLETETPPPTVANGHGRNGAEERTIESDFPSASDASSAASNASPSNVEAVE; this is encoded by the exons ATGTATTGGCCCATCGGAACTCCGCGAATCTACGCCACCAGCAGCAGTCGAGCTCCGAACCTGAACCTCTTCGTCTCCAACGATGGCCTCTCAAGCGCTTCGGACTCGGACCCGGCGCTGCCGCTCGCATCAGCCGCTTACGATGATGCTGATCAACTACCCCTCacaacgccgacgaccccCATAACACCCTCGATCCTGCctgtcgacctcgacgaatTCCTTGCCCATCGCATCAGATCCGAATCGCAGACCTCGGAACCGAGCAGGATCCCTTTCAAGGATCCCATCATCGCCTTGCGCGCTGCTCGTGCTGGCCACCTGCTGGCGTCCATCACCGCCACATCCATCACCATCTGGCAGGCAAAG CCGACCGTcatccttgccgtcgtcgtgcggtCCGAATCGTCCCTTCAGCTATATGGGCAAAACGTCGACTTGCTGCTGCGCCCGGACGCGGCCATTGTCGTTGTTCGAACGGACCTCGGCTACCTCATCACGTACTCGATTGCTACCGATGGCGAATCCTGCGTCTACAAACCACACTTTCCCGACTACCACAATGTGCGGCGGCGAAAGCAGAGCCTCAGCGGTGGCCAATCCGGACTGCGGCCCGACCAGATCCTCTGGGGCCCCGGCGAAGGGCTAGGCGTTCGAGACGTCAGCGTCCGCTTTCGCATGGTCATCAAGGTTGACGCGGGCATCGAGAGCGCCTTGGcgctggacgacgagcttgtcgtcgccaccaGAAAGCCGGCCGCTGTGCAATGCATCCGCTGGACACCCGACAAAACGGGACATCAAACGAGGACGGAGATTCTGAGCCGCATGGGCTGGGTGGAAAGACACGTCTCCATCGTGGAGATGACGCATGATCGGCCGATGAACCTTGCCACCTGGATCATGAGCGATGGTCGAGCGTACGCCGTGCAGCGGCTGAAATcccgcaccgacgacgacggcaccgacgaggccgaatcGAAGCGACTCTTCAAAGGCCACTGTTTCCACGTTCCCTCCAGCGCCGGAAACCATGCGGTCATGGGCGTCATCAACGCTCGGTTCtccctcatcgccgtcggctgcgccgacggcaccatcaAGGTCTACTCGGTCCGGGACTACGCCGGAAACATTGCCCATTCTCACACCCAAAAGGTGCCCGCCTCGATGTCGGCCACGGGAGCCTTCACGTCGCTGAGCTACTCCCCGGACGGCTACAGCCTCTTTGCCGGATTCGAAAAGGGATGGGCTACCTGGAGCATGTTTGGCAAGCTCGGCAGCCACAGcttcggtgccgacgagatCATCTCgagcggcaacggcgagcaGTGGCTCCATGGTGTCAGGGGAGCCTCGTGGATCGGAGGAGGCTCCGAGGTTCTCCTGATCGGACCATCGCACGAGGCTGTGTGGAGTCTCGAGATGGCCAAGAGCGCCGTCACCGGTTGCTACAACGAGGCAAACGTCTTCCGTACCGTCCTgcagacgccgacggctgTCATGGTGTACAGGGGCTACGATTTGCCGGACCTGACGAGCATTTCCGCCGAGCCGTTCCTGTGGCACACGGCCAAGGTGCCGTCGACCTACCTGCTGAACCAGTGGCCCATTCGCCAGGCGGTCATCTCTCCTGACGGTCGatacgtcgccgtcgccggcagccgCGGGCTGGCCCACTACAGCGTCAACAGCGGCCGCTGGAAGACGTTTGCCAacgaggcgacggagaaCGAGTTCCAAGTCAGAGGTGGCATGTGCTGGTACCAGCACATTctggtcgccgccgtggagAGCAACAGGTCGTTCCAGATCCGACTCTACTCACGCGACGCCCCGCTGGACCCCGACGCGATCACGTACCGACACCAGATCCCAGCCCCCGTGGTGCTCATCACCACATCCGGCGACGACTCTCTGCTCGTATACACGCACGAGAACCTGCTGTACCACTTCATCTTCACGCCCTGGGCCGACTCCGTACGGCTCGTCCAGGTGGGTCAGATCGCGTTCCACGGAATCGTGCGCTCGCCCGCCCGAGTCCGTGGCCTCAGCTGGATCCTGCCCGAGAGCCAGCTGGTGGAGGGGGATCCTTCGCAGGACGTGGCCGTCGCGTCCGTCTTctttctcgtcgacggaaaGCTGGTGTTGCTGAGCCCGTCGTGCAACCAGGCGGGCCAGCTGAAGTACGACATGCGCATCATTGCGCAGAATGTCGAGTATCATGCGTGCATGAGAGACCAGTTGCTGCTCAACGACTACCGACggctggacgacggcgcgcgaCGACGTGGACCGCCGGCGTTGCGAGACACGTTGCGGGACTCGCTATGGGTCTTTGACGGCATGGAAGTCAAGGCCTGGGCCAGCGTAACCGAGGTGCTCGATGCGGCATCCGGCGACAGCGTGAGGGAGCTGCCGATGCCGGTTTCGGTCCCCGTGGACTTTTACCCGCTGTCCATCCTGCTGGAGAAGGGTCTCATACTCGGGGTGGAGTCGGATCTGGTGCAGCGACGAGACGTTGGCTTTTCCTTTTTTCACTTTGCCATCAGG ACGCATCTTGTGTTCCCCGACGTGCTGCACTTCTATCTGCGTCAAAACCGCACCGAGGAAGCGGTGAGCGTGTCGGGGCAGTATGAGGAGCTCGAATACTTCTCCCACGGTCTCGAAATCCTCCTGCACAAGGCcctggacgaggaagccgagaCTTCGCCCAAGCCGGAGGATGCCGTCCTGCCGCGCGTGCTGTCGCTCATCTCATCCTCCAAGGACtacctcgacgtcgtgctGCAGTGCACGCGCAAGACGGATGTACGGCACTGGCAGGCGCTCTTTGCCTATCTGCCGCCGGCGCAAGAGCTCTTTGAGGAATCGTTGCAACGAGGTTCGCTGAAGACGGCGGGCGGCTACCTCATCATCCTGCACACGATGGAGGAATTGGAGTCGTCGAGCGACCAGTCGGTCCGAGTGTTGTCACGAGCGATGCAGGAGGGTGACTGGGAGCTGTGCAAGGAGCTTGCGCgattcctcgccgccttggacGATACGGGCGAAATTCTGAGAGAAGCCATGCAACTGGTCAATGTGGAACTGAGCCGGGAACGCGAGGGCTTGGGGAGCCGGCTGGAGACGGAaaccccgccgccgacggttGCCAACGGCCATGGGAGGAACGGTGCGGAGGAGCGAACGATCGAGTCCGATTTTCCGTCAGCGAGCGACGCATCAAGCGCAGCATCAAACGCCAGCCCGTCGAATGTCGAAGCGGTTGAGTGA